TGTAGTCGGTCTTGCCCGGCCCGAGTTCCACGGTGAACCAGCAGGCATCGACCCCCGCGTCGAACCATTTTTTCGCATCGATGATTCGTAGACTCGAACCGGTCACCGGCCGCTGCTGCTGCGCACAGTGCAACAGGACGTTTCGAGCTACCTGGGTCTTGCAGATCATCGCGATGGTCACCGGTCTATCACTGAACTCGGTGAGGAGTTTGATCCAGATGTATTCTGCGATATCGAAATTCGAACTGCCGGTGATCGCGTCGATTCCGCGGGCGTTCTTGGTGTTCGCGCGGGTAGGACGATTGGCGGAATCGAGCACCGATAGTTGCGAGTTGGTCACCCACGGTGGGTTTCCGATGACGAGAGTCGGGCCTGGCTCCGAGGTCCAGTCGACATCAGACGCCAGGTCGAAGTCGAAGATCGACGCAGTGACAACTCTGCCGAATTGTGATGCATACGAGGCATACTCGGGCTGCACCTCGATCCCGACGCGCTCTGCTTCGGGGTGACTCCGGGCCATCACCGACAGGAAGTTCCCGACACCGCAGGTGGGTTCGAGAACACGGGTCCATTTGCGACAGGGCAGAGTGTTGACCAACGCGCGCGCCAACTCGATCGGGGTCTGGAAGTCCCCGAACTCGTTGTTGGGCATCGGTGCCTCCGGCTGCGGTGCGGTTGGGTGCCTTCTGTGGCACAGGAGCATAGCCTGCGGAGCGACCCACAGACTCAGCACCACACCACTGCCGGAGGCATTAAAGTGAAGAGGGATGAAGCTTTCGCGCGTTGCCTTACTGCTGTCCAGTCTCGTCTTCATCGGTAGCCTCGTGTGGGTCGCCCTCACCGCGGGCGACGAGATACCCGCACACGTCGACGGATCCGGTCAGGTGGACCGAATGGACTCGAAGCTGTCCTTCCTCCTCACGATGGGTGGTACCGGGTTCGTCATGATCGGGTTGTTCGTCAGTGTCGGCTGGTGGCTGCCGAAGCTTCCGGCTCAGATGGTGAATCTGCCGAGTCGGCGACTGCACGAGTACTGGACTTCCGCCGAGAATCGACCCGAACTGAATCGCAAGATGTCCGAGGACCTCGATTGGATCGGGGTCGTCACCACACTGCTGTTCGCCTGGATCTGCGTCGTTGCTGGCACGACCACAGGTGCGTCGGTGAGCGCGTGGGTGTTCGTGGTGCCGACTGTGCTTTATGTGGTGGTGATTCTGGGATATGCGGCCTTCCTGTTCATGGGCAGTCGATACCGTATTCCGAAGGACTGACTGAGTGGGGAGTGGACATGGGATGGAACCCGTTCGATCGGCGGTCGAAGGATCAGCGCGCGATCGACGGCGTTTTGGTCGATCTCGGGAAGCCGGCGTGGCGCGGTGCGCATGGCCACTTCGTCCGAGATGCACTCACCTCCTGGCGTCTTGCTGCCACCTCGACTCTGCATGATCCCCCGACTGCGACCAGGCTCGACAGAGTGCGCAAGGTCGTAGATCGGGAGCCGGCAAGTCGAGGACAGGCCGACATCGCCGAACTCGAGAGCCTCCGTAAGACGGTCACCGGCAGTGTCGTCTACGTCGTCGCCGCTCTGGCCACTGCTATCGAAGGCCTGGCGGCGTGGACGGCGGATGACGTAGCGCATCGGATAGTGCGCATCGACCTGTCTGCGGAAGTGGCCTCGGTAGCGCGCAGTGCAGGGCTGCTCCAGGCTGCCTTCGATCGTCTCGGTGGCCCACCGTCGGGTCATCTCGCCAAAGATGCCGAGGTGCAAGCGATGTACGCCCGACGCACCGAAGCACTCGCCGATCGCCAGCGCACCCTGATACTGCGATTGACTGCCCTGCGCTCGTATCTGGACGGACTGATGGATATCGAGAAGGAACTCGAGAAGATGCGGTGGATAGAGCATCACGGGTCTCCGGACTTCGCCGAACTCGAGGAGCGCGAGAGCGATGAGCTGGCGTCCTTGAATCTCAGTGCAGCGCGTGACCTGTTCGACGAGGCGACCGATCGCATCGGAGTGCAATTGCGCGAGGCGGCAGAAAAGCTCGGGGATTCCGGGCAGCGCTGACGTTGGTATCGACTACCATACCAAACTTTAGATCAGTAAGGTTTGGTATGGTTCATCGATGACGGATGTTCAGGACGCGAGCCGATGGCCTGCGGTCGAATTCGAGCGTCGACCATGGCAGGTGTCCGATACCTACACCTCGCGCGCCCAGCGTCGGCTGCATCAGGGTGACTATCGCGCGTGCGTGCCGGCGCGTATCGCGGATGCGGATTTGGCGTTGCCCGCGCAGCTGCTTGCGGAATCGGAGGACGCTCTCCGTGAAATCGTCCGCTTCGACCAGTACGCCTCGGTGCAACTCGGTCCATCGGTCGAGCTTGCACCGATGAGTTCGATTCTGCTGCGAACGGAAAGCTCAGCGTCCTCGCAGATCGAGAACCTGACCGTGGGAGCCAGGGCGCTCGCACTCGCCGAATTGGGTTCGCCCACAACACGGAATGCATCGATCGTGTCGGGAAACGTCCGCGCGATGGAAGCTGCTCTCGACGTGGGTGCGTCCATCGACGCATCGAGTGTTCTGGCCATCCACCATGCGCTGATGGAGCCGAGTGGCGACCCTCAGCCCGGCCGATGGCGCACACGACAGGTGTGGATCGGCGGATCGGACATCGGCCCGCACCGCGCGGCATTCGTACCGCCGCATCACGATCGGTTGCCGGATGCGCTGGACGATCTCTTCGAGTTCGCGGCTCGCTCGGACCTCCCGGTCATCCCTCACGTAGCAGTCACACACGCGCAATTCGAGACGCTCCACCCGTTCACGGACGGAAACGGTCGCACTGGCCGCGCGATCATCCACGGAATGCTCCGGAGGGCCGAGGTGACCGAGCGAGTGACGGTTCCGCTGTCGGCCGGACTGCTGACCGATACCGCCAGCTATTTCAAGTGCCTCGACGCCTATCGGAGGGGAGATGCGGAGGCAATCGTTCGTAGTCTCACCGCGGCGACCTTTCACGCCGTCACCGGCGGGCGACGGTTGGTCGACGATCTGGCCGCCGCTCGGGCCGAATACATCGAGCGCATCGTGGCTCGCAGCGACTCGGTCATCTGGAAGCTCGTCGACGCGCTGGTGGCGCAGCCGGTTGTCGACAATGCCTATGTACGAACCACATTCGGAGTCAGTGAGATCGCGGCTCAGCGAGCAATCGACAAGCTGGCCGAGACGGACATACTTCACCAGATATCGAAGGGGCGACGAAACAGGGTCTGGCAGGCGGGTGAGATTCTCGCTGCGCTGGACCGCTTCGCCGACGGAATCCGGCGGGTTCGGTGACCCGCCCTCGGTCGATGCTCAGTGCGCACCGAGGCCGTCGAGGAGAAGCTCTCCGACGAACGTTGCGTTGTCCTGCGGGCTGTTCTGTCGTCGTGTGAAGCATCGCATCAGCAGGGTATTGGTGATGCCTGCTGCGAGATCGATTGGGCTCGAGCTCTTTCGGAATATCCCGCTGTCCTGACCCCGCGCGATGACCGGTGCGATGATCGCCGGCAGGTTGAGCTTCTCCTTGATCGAGATCAATCCCTCCGGCTCGCCGTACGTGTCGTGTGCGACGGCGACGAGAAGAGCGTCCATGAATTCGAGTTCGTCGGCGGCGAGCTGCGCGCACCGCAGCATGTGATGTCGGAGAATCGCGAGCTCGTCCAGGCCCAGTAGCTCGTCGTCGGCTACCGACTCGCGAAGACGATCGACTCGATTCTGCAGTGCTGCAACGATAACGGACGGCTTGGTTGGAAACAGCGTCTTGCAGGCCGCCCTCGGCACTCCTGCGATGTCGGCGACGTCGTCCATACGCGTCATGAAGTAGCCGCGCTTTCCGAACTCGGCGCGCGCCGCGGTGACGATCGCAGCACGCGGATCGCGAGGGAGTGGGCGGTCCTCGACCTGTACACCGACGTCCCCCACGACGTCATCGAGGTGCTGATGATGACCCGACGTGTCGACGACGGCCCCGAGGAAGGCAAGTACCGCGTCGGACACCACATCGGCCGATACGGATTTGTCGCCCACCTGACTGCGGATACGAAAGCCGTCGATGATGGCGTTGACCGTCACAGCGAACGATCGGGCCGTGAAGGGACGGCGAAATGCCCCACCGTCGGGATCGAACAGTGCCTCGAATGCGTCCAGCACGGCTTCGTCGCGGACGCGGTAAGCGCTGGCGAGTGTCGGAGAAGAAGGCCCGCTGAAAACGTGGTCGAGAAGTGACTCGGTGACTCTGTTCCGGTCGACGAGTGCTGGAAAGTAAAGCGCAACGAGCGCCGACACCGTCCCGCGAATCGATGCACCGCTGGCCGTCGCCTGCGTGCGAACAGTCTCGTGAACGTCGGTGGGCAGCGGCGTATGGGACAGATGCTCGACCACCTTGTCGAGAAAGTCGGCCTTGGTGCTGAACTTCCGGAAGAATGTCGCCGTCGACGAGTCGGAGGAGTGGACGACGTCCTCGACACGCACACCGCGTTCGAGAATCCTTCGAGGATCCGCGACCAACAATGTGACAGCTGCCTCGACAAAATGGGTGGCAGTCGCGTCGAGCTCGTTCATGGGGACGGACTTTACCGAGGTGAGACTGACCGCGACGGTGCCGGTGACAGTATTCACTCTCGGTTGAGAGCTACCTCGGTCATTCGACGGAGTGACGCCACGGATCGAGTGCGGTGTCATTGGCCGTATCGCACCGCCGGGACAGCGGTGGTGCCCGAAATCAAGGATCTCCATGACAGTTCTCGACATCCGCATCGGCGATGCCCCCGATCCACGGCTCAGTGCTCGTGAAATCGAAGTACTCACCGCATGGCTCATCTCGGACTCGAAAGCGGAGGCATCGCGCTCGCTCTATTTGGCGATGGGGACCGTGAACACCCACTTGTCCCGGATCCGAGCCAAGTATTCCGCGGTGGGGCGCAGGGCACCCACCAAAGCGACGTTGCTTGCCCGTGCTCTGCAGGACGGTTTCATCGACATCGAAGACCTGTGAGGGTCTACCGAACCTCGACGCGCCTGGACTTCATTTTCTTGACCACGAACCAGGCGATCAGCGCGACAACGATGCCGATGACGATGTACTGGAACACCGAGGCGTAATTCTCCACGTAGTGCCAGTTCTCGCCGAGGAAGTAACCGGCGAGCACGAAGATCGAGTTCCAGATCAGGCTGCCCAGAGTCGTGTACAGCGTGAACTGCAGGATCGGCATCCGTGAGACTCCTGCCGGAATGGAAATGCCCGAGCGGACCACCGGGATCATGCGGCCGAAGAACACCGCCGACCGACCGTGACGGGTGAACCAGTCCTCCGCTTTGGTCAGATCCTCGGTTCCGACGAACGGCATCTTCTCGACGATGGCGTACATCCGGTCGCGACCGAGCTTGATCCCGAGCCAGTACAGAACCAAGGCACCGACAACCGAGCCCGCCGTAGTCCAGAACAACGCACCGAACAGAGTCATCCCGCCCTGCGATGCGGTGAACCCGGCAAGGGGCAGGATGATCTCGCTGGGTAGCGGCGGGAAGAAGTTCTCGGCGGCCACCGCGATTCCGGCGCCGGGGCCACCGATGGCCTCCATCAAGCTGACCGCCCAACCGGCGATTCCGCCGAGTTCGGTGCTGGTCGCGGCAAGGGTGGAGAGCTCACTCATGACAACGACTGTACGAAATGTATCGACCGGAAATCTGCTCACCAGGACAAATGCCCGGAAATTGAGACATATGGAACACTCGAACGTGTGAACCGAGTCGCTCGAGTAGTCCCTGTTGTCGCCGTCGCCACACTAGTGCTGAGTGCCTGCGGGTCCTCGGATACGGCGGAACCCGCACCGAGCACCACGACCGATTCGACCTCGTCGGCGGCGTCGGCGTCGCAAAGTTCGAGCACCGCGACGATCTACAACCTGCCGGGCACAGGAGTGTTCCCCGAAGGCATCACCGCCGCGGACGACACGTTCTACGTGACGTCTACCTCCGACGGCGCGGTGTTCCGCGGAACCGTCGGATCCCCGGATGTCTCTGTGTTCTTGCCCGGCGGCGCGGACGGACGCACCGGCGCTGCCGGCATCGATGTGACCGATGAGGACGACCTGAACGATCGCGCCAACTACTTGGTGATCGCCGGTGGAGCGACAGGCAAGGTGTGGGTGTACGACGCCAACTCCGGTGATCTGGTGGCCACGTTCACCAACGGTCTCGGCACCGATGCGACATTCCTCAACGATGTTGCGATTGCCGACAACGGGGATGTCTTCGTGACGGACTCACGCAGCCCCGCGTTGTATCGCATTCCCGTTGGGCAGATGATTGCCGGCGTGCAAGACGGTCCGCTGGAGACATTCGTGAGTTTCGACGGCAGCCCGTTCGTCTACGGCGAGGGCTTCAACGCCAACGGCATCGTCGAGAACGACAATGAATCAGCGTTGATCGTCGTGCAGTCGAGAACAGGCAACCTGTACCGAATCGACAAGACCTCAAAGGAGATCACGCAGGTCGATCTCGGCGGAGCAACGCTGATGAACGGCGACGGGATGGAGATGGACGACAACACGCTGTACGTCGTCCGTAATCGCGACGGTCTGATCGCGAAGGTCGACCTCGATGACGACGGCAGAACCGGCGCGGTAACCGGCGAAATCACCGACGCATCGTTCGCCTACCCCACAACCGTTGCCGCAGTGGATGATCGGCTGCTCGTGGTGAACAGTCAGTTCGACAAGCGTGGGGGAGAACCCGTAGAGCCGTTCACCGTCAGCTCCGTTCCGGAGTAGGGCGGCGTCGCCGCACGTGCACGGAAAGTCGTAAAAGACACCGAGGTTCCGCGCACGACGATCGATCGGCCGGATTCGCTGTACACGCGGTGTAACTGTGCGACGGTGGGCCACATGAAACCCGGCGCACGCATGGCTCCCGAAAAGATCGGCTCGATCATCGGAGCCGTTTTCGGACTGGTCTTCGTCTTCGTCAATTCGGATACGTTTCCGACGACGCTGACCGTTGGGGTGCGCGTCGTCGCAGTGGTGGCGTTGGTCGTTGTGCTTCTCGCGGTGTGGCGAGTCCAGCCGGCCCCCGCTCCTGAGGACGGTGCCCGCGGCGGCTTCGGCCGCGGGTACTGGGTTGTGGTCGCCGTCGAGGTGGTTGCAATCTTCGGCGGTCTCGCGATCATCAACGGTCCACTCGATGCACCGCAGGCTGCGGTTGCGTGGATTTCGACGGTGGTCGGCGTGCACTTCGTCGCCCTCGCTCTGGTGTGGAAGCTACGTTTCTTCACCGGCCTCGGCGTGGCGTTGACCGCGCTCGGCGTACTCGCCCTGATTCTCGCCGCTGCGGGTGCAGCCGACAGCTCTATCGACGCGATCGGTGCAATTTTGCCCGGCTTCCTGCTGCTCGGCTTCGCCCTGTGGGGGAGCAGTCGAGCGTTGGTCGGCAGCACTCACCGGTAGCGGATACGACTCGATTGGATCTCGACTCGGTGAAGGATCGTGATCTGAAGTAACGGTCGGTTCGTGACGCTCGACACCCGGGTATGAAACTACGAGTGTGTGCGGGGCTGGCCTTGGTGGCGTTGATCGTGAGTGGGTGTTCGAGCCCGGACTCTGACACTCCAGGGGCTGAACTTCCTGGGTCCGGCACAACAGCAACATCCACCTCGTCCGCCGCCCCGACGACGTCACCGGGATCGTCGACAACTCCCGGCACGCCGGTCGGGGGAGGGTCGTCCACCTGTCTCGAAGACTCCGTAGTTCAGGACGCGATCAGCGGCCTCACTCCGTTCATGGCCAGTGCTTGGCAACTAGACGAGCAAGGCGACCCCTGCGCAACGCTGGCCTGGGCCACCGCGCGCATCGCGGATGCAACCAGCAGCAGCCCGGAAACCGTGCTGTTCTTTCATGACAACACCTACCTCGGAACCGCGACGGCCGAGCAGTACGCGTTCACGACCGTGGTCGATCAGCTCCCCGACACCGTCGCGGTGTCGTACAAGTGGATCAACCCTGGTGACGCGAACGCGAATCCGACCGGCGGACCCGCGCTCGTGCGATACCGGTGGAACGGGTTGTCGGTCGACATGCTCGACCAGTTGCCGCCGGAAGTGCTGAACCCGCCGCGCGCGAACCCGGCTCCAAGTCCTGCGCCAGGGCCTGCACCCGTTCCTGCGCCAGGGCCAGCACCCGGTCCTGC
The nucleotide sequence above comes from Rhodococcoides fascians A25f. Encoded proteins:
- a CDS encoding Fic family protein, translated to MTDVQDASRWPAVEFERRPWQVSDTYTSRAQRRLHQGDYRACVPARIADADLALPAQLLAESEDALREIVRFDQYASVQLGPSVELAPMSSILLRTESSASSQIENLTVGARALALAELGSPTTRNASIVSGNVRAMEAALDVGASIDASSVLAIHHALMEPSGDPQPGRWRTRQVWIGGSDIGPHRAAFVPPHHDRLPDALDDLFEFAARSDLPVIPHVAVTHAQFETLHPFTDGNGRTGRAIIHGMLRRAEVTERVTVPLSAGLLTDTASYFKCLDAYRRGDAEAIVRSLTAATFHAVTGGRRLVDDLAAARAEYIERIVARSDSVIWKLVDALVAQPVVDNAYVRTTFGVSEIAAQRAIDKLAETDILHQISKGRRNRVWQAGEILAALDRFADGIRRVR
- a CDS encoding TetR family transcriptional regulator C-terminal domain-containing protein; this translates as MNELDATATHFVEAAVTLLVADPRRILERGVRVEDVVHSSDSSTATFFRKFSTKADFLDKVVEHLSHTPLPTDVHETVRTQATASGASIRGTVSALVALYFPALVDRNRVTESLLDHVFSGPSSPTLASAYRVRDEAVLDAFEALFDPDGGAFRRPFTARSFAVTVNAIIDGFRIRSQVGDKSVSADVVSDAVLAFLGAVVDTSGHHQHLDDVVGDVGVQVEDRPLPRDPRAAIVTAARAEFGKRGYFMTRMDDVADIAGVPRAACKTLFPTKPSVIVAALQNRVDRLRESVADDELLGLDELAILRHHMLRCAQLAADELEFMDALLVAVAHDTYGEPEGLISIKEKLNLPAIIAPVIARGQDSGIFRKSSSPIDLAAGITNTLLMRCFTRRQNSPQDNATFVGELLLDGLGAH
- a CDS encoding LuxR C-terminal-related transcriptional regulator, with the translated sequence MTVLDIRIGDAPDPRLSAREIEVLTAWLISDSKAEASRSLYLAMGTVNTHLSRIRAKYSAVGRRAPTKATLLARALQDGFIDIEDL
- a CDS encoding DedA family protein, which codes for MSELSTLAATSTELGGIAGWAVSLMEAIGGPGAGIAVAAENFFPPLPSEIILPLAGFTASQGGMTLFGALFWTTAGSVVGALVLYWLGIKLGRDRMYAIVEKMPFVGTEDLTKAEDWFTRHGRSAVFFGRMIPVVRSGISIPAGVSRMPILQFTLYTTLGSLIWNSIFVLAGYFLGENWHYVENYASVFQYIVIGIVVALIAWFVVKKMKSRRVEVR
- a CDS encoding SMP-30/gluconolactonase/LRE family protein yields the protein MNRVARVVPVVAVATLVLSACGSSDTAEPAPSTTTDSTSSAASASQSSSTATIYNLPGTGVFPEGITAADDTFYVTSTSDGAVFRGTVGSPDVSVFLPGGADGRTGAAGIDVTDEDDLNDRANYLVIAGGATGKVWVYDANSGDLVATFTNGLGTDATFLNDVAIADNGDVFVTDSRSPALYRIPVGQMIAGVQDGPLETFVSFDGSPFVYGEGFNANGIVENDNESALIVVQSRTGNLYRIDKTSKEITQVDLGGATLMNGDGMEMDDNTLYVVRNRDGLIAKVDLDDDGRTGAVTGEITDASFAYPTTVAAVDDRLLVVNSQFDKRGGEPVEPFTVSSVPE